A single genomic interval of Oxyura jamaicensis isolate SHBP4307 breed ruddy duck chromosome 26, BPBGC_Ojam_1.0, whole genome shotgun sequence harbors:
- the SLC41A1 gene encoding solute carrier family 41 member 1 isoform X1: protein MSSKPEQKETHQANGAVLPTVPMNCLASPDRGQLVEPSDFLGPDGVGVEVVVLESRANAKGVREEDALLENGSQSNESDDTSTDRGPEPASPLKETSFSIGLQVLFPFLLAGFGTVAAGMVLDIVQHWDVFKYVTEVFILVPALLGLKGNLEMTLASRLSTAANIGQMDTPKELWKMITGNMALIQVQATVVGFLASIAAVIFGWIPDGHFSLDHAVLLCASSVATAFIASLVLGMIMIGVIIGSRKMGINPDNVATPIAASLGDLITLALLSGISWGLYKELESKAYVNPLVCAFFIALLPIWIIIAKKNAATREVLYSGWEPVIIAMAISSVGGLILDRTVSDPNFAGMAVFTPVINGVGGNLVAVQASRISTYLHMSGMPGESPETAPRKCPSPCSTFFSSDVNSRSARVLFLLVVPGHLVFLYTISSMQGGHTTLTLIFIVFYMTAALLQVLILLYIADWMVHWMWGRDLDPDNFSIPYLTALGDLIGTGLLALSFHILWLIGDRDSDVGD, encoded by the exons ATGTCTTCCAAGCCGGAGCAGAAGGAGACCCACCAGGCCAACGGGGCTGTGCTCCCCACGGTGCCCATGAACTGCCTTGCCAGTCCAGACCGGGGGCAGCTGGTGGAGCCCTCGGATTTCCTGGGACCTGACGGTGTTGGGGTAGAAGTGGTGGTGCTGGAGTCCCGCGCCAACGCTAAAGGGGTGCGAGAAGAAGACGCCCTGCTGGAAAACGGCAGCCAGAGCAACGAAAGCGATGACACCAGCACGGACAGAGGTCCTGAGCCAGCCTCACCGCTCAAAGAGACCTCATTTTCCATCGGGCTGCAAGTCCTCTTCCCGTTCCTCCTGGCAGGCTTTGGGACAGTTGCTGCTGGAATGGTGCTGGACATCGTGCAG CACTGGGATGTCTTCAAATACGTGACAGAGGTGTTTATCTTGGTGCCTGCGCTGCTGGGCCTGAAGGGGAACCTGGAGATGACTCTGGCATCTCGCCTGTCCACAGCT GCTAATATTGGCCAGATGGATACACCCAAAGAGCTCTGGAAGATGATAACAGGGAACATGGCGCTGATACAG gttcAGGCTACCGTGGTCGGCTTCCTGGCCTCAATCGCAGCGGTGATATTTGGATGGATCCCAGATGGGCACTTCAGCCTTGAccatgctgtgctgctttgtgccaGCAGCGTGGCTACTGCTTTCATTGCTTCTCTTGTTCTGG GCATGATCATGATTGGGGTCATCATTGGATCCAGGAAGATGGGGATCAATCCTGATAATGTAGCCACACCAATTGCTGCCAGCCTAGGGGATCTCATCACCCTAGCTCTGCTTTCAGGAATCAGCTGGGGCTTGTACAAAGAGCTGG AGAGCAAGGCATACGTGAATCCTCTGGTGTGCGCCTTCTTCATAGCTCTGCTGCCCATCTGGATCATCATTGCCAAGAAGAACGCAGCGACACGGGAGGTGCTGTACTCCGGCTGGGAGCCTGTCATTATCGCAATGGCAATTAGCAG TGTTGGCGGTTTAATCTTGGACAGAACGGTCTCAGATCCAAACTTTGCTGGGATGGCTGTCTTCACACCGGTTATTAATG GTGTGGGTGGCAACCTGGTGGCAGTGCAGGCTAGTCGCATCTCCACTTACCTGCACATGAGTGGGATGCCTGGAGAGAGCCCCGAAACAGCCCCTCGCAAGTGTCCCAGCCCTTGCAGCACTTTCTTCAGCTCAG ATGTGAATTCCCGCTCTGCCCGTGTGCTCTTTCTCCTGGTAGTGCCTGGACACTTGGTTTTTCTGTACACCATCAGCTCCATGCAGGGAGGACACACTACGCTCACCCTGATTTTCATAGTCTTCTACATGACAGCTGCACTTCTCCAG gTCCTCATTCTTCTGTATATCGCCGACTGGATGGTGCACTGGATGTGGGGCAGGGACCTTGATCCTGACAACTTCTCCATCCCCTACTTGACAGCGCTGGGGGACCTGATCGGAACAGGTCTCCTTGCTCTCAGCTTTCACATCCTCTGGCTCATCGGTGACCGGGACTCCGATGTGGGAGACTAG
- the SLC41A1 gene encoding solute carrier family 41 member 1 isoform X2, which produces MTLASRLSTAANIGQMDTPKELWKMITGNMALIQVQATVVGFLASIAAVIFGWIPDGHFSLDHAVLLCASSVATAFIASLVLGMIMIGVIIGSRKMGINPDNVATPIAASLGDLITLALLSGISWGLYKELESKAYVNPLVCAFFIALLPIWIIIAKKNAATREVLYSGWEPVIIAMAISSVGGLILDRTVSDPNFAGMAVFTPVINGVGGNLVAVQASRISTYLHMSGMPGESPETAPRKCPSPCSTFFSSDVNSRSARVLFLLVVPGHLVFLYTISSMQGGHTTLTLIFIVFYMTAALLQVLILLYIADWMVHWMWGRDLDPDNFSIPYLTALGDLIGTGLLALSFHILWLIGDRDSDVGD; this is translated from the exons ATGACTCTGGCATCTCGCCTGTCCACAGCT GCTAATATTGGCCAGATGGATACACCCAAAGAGCTCTGGAAGATGATAACAGGGAACATGGCGCTGATACAG gttcAGGCTACCGTGGTCGGCTTCCTGGCCTCAATCGCAGCGGTGATATTTGGATGGATCCCAGATGGGCACTTCAGCCTTGAccatgctgtgctgctttgtgccaGCAGCGTGGCTACTGCTTTCATTGCTTCTCTTGTTCTGG GCATGATCATGATTGGGGTCATCATTGGATCCAGGAAGATGGGGATCAATCCTGATAATGTAGCCACACCAATTGCTGCCAGCCTAGGGGATCTCATCACCCTAGCTCTGCTTTCAGGAATCAGCTGGGGCTTGTACAAAGAGCTGG AGAGCAAGGCATACGTGAATCCTCTGGTGTGCGCCTTCTTCATAGCTCTGCTGCCCATCTGGATCATCATTGCCAAGAAGAACGCAGCGACACGGGAGGTGCTGTACTCCGGCTGGGAGCCTGTCATTATCGCAATGGCAATTAGCAG TGTTGGCGGTTTAATCTTGGACAGAACGGTCTCAGATCCAAACTTTGCTGGGATGGCTGTCTTCACACCGGTTATTAATG GTGTGGGTGGCAACCTGGTGGCAGTGCAGGCTAGTCGCATCTCCACTTACCTGCACATGAGTGGGATGCCTGGAGAGAGCCCCGAAACAGCCCCTCGCAAGTGTCCCAGCCCTTGCAGCACTTTCTTCAGCTCAG ATGTGAATTCCCGCTCTGCCCGTGTGCTCTTTCTCCTGGTAGTGCCTGGACACTTGGTTTTTCTGTACACCATCAGCTCCATGCAGGGAGGACACACTACGCTCACCCTGATTTTCATAGTCTTCTACATGACAGCTGCACTTCTCCAG gTCCTCATTCTTCTGTATATCGCCGACTGGATGGTGCACTGGATGTGGGGCAGGGACCTTGATCCTGACAACTTCTCCATCCCCTACTTGACAGCGCTGGGGGACCTGATCGGAACAGGTCTCCTTGCTCTCAGCTTTCACATCCTCTGGCTCATCGGTGACCGGGACTCCGATGTGGGAGACTAG
- the RAB29 gene encoding ras-related protein Rab-7L1, producing the protein MIAASGCGAGMGHRDHMFKVLVVGDATVGKTSLVQRYANDSFNRHYKSTVGVDFALKVVQWSESETVRLQLWDIAGQERFTSMTRLYYREASACIIMFDVTNVSTFSNSQKWKQDLDSKLTLPDGNPVPCLLLANKCDLSPWAVTREEVDRFSKENGFSGWVETSVKENKNINEAMRVLIEKMMSSSTRDGSSPASGSGDYINIKESSPPGWACC; encoded by the exons ATGATCGCAGCgagcggctgcggggccgggatGGGGCACCGCGACCACATGTTCaaggtgctggtggtgggggACGCCACGGTGGGGAAGACGTCGCTGGTGCAGCGCTACGCCAACGACAGCTTCAACCGGCACTACAAGTCCACCGTGGGAG TGGATTTTGCTCTGAAGGTGGTCCAGTGGTCAGAGTCGGAGACAGTGCGACTTCAGCTCTGGGACATTGCAG GGCAGGAACGCTTCACGTCAATGACGCGGCTGTACTACAGGGAGGCATCTGCCTGCATCATCATGTTCGACGTCACCAACGTCAGCACCTTCAGCAACAGCCAGAAGTGGAAGCAGGATCTGGACAGCAAGCTGACGCTGCCAGATGGGAAccctgtgccctgcctgctgctggctaaCAAA TGCGACCTTTCTCCATGGGCAGTGACGAGAGAAGAAGTGGATCgcttcagcaaagaaaatggcttttctggCTGGGTGGAGACGTCTgtcaaggaaaacaagaacattAATGAGGCCATGAG AGTCCTGATCGAAAAGATGATGTCCTCGTCCACCCGTGATGGAAGTTCCCCTGCTTCTGGGAGTGGGGATTATATTAACATAAAAGAATCATCCCCACCAGGCTGGGCTTGCTGTTAG